The sequence CTGCAGCCGAGAGATTGGCAACGAGTGCCACCGTCAGAAAACCCAGACCTGCGAGGCACGAGCTCCGACGGGGCAGGGGCCGTGCGAGCCTCTGGGTTCGAATGTATAACTTGCCGTTGTATTTTGTAACGACCTAATCGCTCGTAGATATATAGTAATCGGTCTTTCGAAGGATGGAATACATTTTTTGGATACTTCAATGTTATTTAAGATTTGTAGTGAATTTTACTTATATATCAAATGCCATGCGCCTGGCTACGTTCAGACCAGAACATACGGATGAGGAAAATGACCCGCTTTGGAATTGGAACACGCTTGGGGATCGGCTTCGGTTTCCTTCTTCTCCTGATGCTGGCGCTGACCCAGTATTCGGTGACCGAGGTCAACTTCATCAATAGCGATCTTGGCCAGGTCAACGACGTCAACAGCGTCAAGCAGCGCTTTGCCATCAATTTCCGTGGCAGCGTGCACGACCGGGCTATTGCAATCCGGGATGTTACCCTGGTCGAAGCAACTGCAGACCGGCAGGCAGCAGTGGAACTGATCGCTAAACTGGCCGAGGCCTATGCCGTCAACGAGAAAAAAATGGCGCAGATGGTGTCTTCGCCGGCGGGCGCTTCGGCCGAGGAAAGGACAATCCTTGCTGAGATTGCCGACATCCAATCGAAAACCAACCCGCTCGTTGCCCAGATCATCGATCTGCAGGTAAAAGGCGATGGGGCGCAGGCAAAGAAAATCCTGCTTGAACAGGCCCGCCCGCTGTTCGTCGCTTGGCTCGGCGCAATCAACAAATTCATTGATTACCAGGAGGCCCTGAACCAGAAGGTCGGCGACGACGTTCGTCAATCCGTCAATGGTTTCCAGACTTTGGCGTTCGGGTCGCTGGCAGTCGCCATGCTGTTGGCGATTGTCGCGGCCTTTGTCGCAAGTCGCTCGATTACGAGACCGATCGCAAAGCTGCAATCGGCACTGCGGCATATGGCCAGCGGAGAAGGGGTCGGAGCCGATTCTACGCTCGATACCCGCCGGGACGAGATCGGGGATCTCGCGCGCGCCGTCGGCGCGGTGCGCGACGCGCTCAGTGCACAGGCTACGCACCGGGCTGAGGTCGACGCAAGACGCGCCGCTGCAGAACGCGAGCAGCTCGAAGGCGCTGCCAGGGAGCGTGAGGCTGCCGCAACTGAAACCAACGATGCCGTTGCCCAATTAGGTCAAGCACTTGAGGCAATGGCCGATGGTGATCTCGCCTTCCGCCTCGTGCGGCCATTCGGTCCGGCGCTCGACACGCTGCGCATAAACTTCAACAATTCCGCCGACAAGTTGCAGTCGTCCCTGAAGGCAATCGGCGGCAACGCCCTCTCGATCGACGCTGGTGCAGCCGAAATCAGCACGGCCTCCAACGACCTTGCACGCCGCACGGAACAGCAGGCTGCTTCCCTCGAAGAAACCGCAGCCGCGCTCGACGAGATTACAACAACGGTTAACGGCTCGACCGCACGCGCTGAAGAGGCGCGCACGGTTGTCGCCAAAACCCGGCAGAATGCCGAGCGATCGGGCGACGTCGTCAAGCGCGCCGTCCTTGCGATGGGACAAATCGAAACTTCCTCCAGCGAAATCAACAATATCATCAGCGTCATCGACGAAATCGCATTTCAGACAAATCTCTTGGCGCTCAATGCCGGCGTTGAAGCGGCCCGTGCGGGCGAGGCCGGCAAGGGTTTTGCCGTGGTGGCACAGGAAGTGCGCGAACTGGCGCAGCGCTCCGCCAGGGCCGCCAAGGAAATCAAGCAATTGATCCACACATCCGCCGAACAGGTGCGCTCCGGCGTGGCGCTCGTTGACGAAACAGGCAAGGCACTGACGGAAATCGTTCTGGAAGTGCAGGAGATCAACCGCCACGTCGATTCGATTGTTGAATCGGCAAAAGAGCAGTCGACGGCCCTTCGAGAAATCAACAATGCCGTCAATGCGATGGATCAATCGACCCAGCAGAACGCCGCCATGGTCGAGGAGACGTCGGCCGCCGGACAAAAACTGGCAGCTGAAGCAGCAGCGCTTTCAGCACAGCTGGCAAAGTTCCGTTTCGACGGCGCAAAGTCGGTCACCGTCCGTCAAGCGGCCCCCGCCTCTCTGTCGAGGCCTTCTGTACCTGCAGCCATGATCCGTAAGATTTCATCAGCCTTCACCGGTGGAAGGTCCCAAGCCGCGGTTGCGGCGTCGTCGGATTGGGAGGAATTCTAATCCTCTCTTGTTTCCGGAAGTGATATTCAAAGGCCCGCACTTTCGCGGGCCTTTTCATTGTGCCCCAGGCATGGCGCGTGGTGTGAGAGCACGTTTGACCGCGTGTCCGCAGGCGGCCGAGCTGCTGCTATGCGTATACCGCTTGACGCCCGCGATGGCGAGCCGCCGCGGCTCAAGCGCTTCGCAGCTATGGTGCCAACGAAGGTGCCCAGCTTTTGACGGCCGCTGCCATGCTTGCCAGATGATCGGCCAATGAGAATCCCGATATTTTCTTTCTCGGCGTCAGATCATGATCGCCGTCTTCAAGCCAAACGAGGTCAATTTTGTTGGACAGGTTGTAGTTTTGGACCTCCCGCCGAGTTCCGAACACGTCTCGTGTTCCCTGGACAATCAGCGCCGGCGTCTTTAGCGTTTCGAGATGCTTTGTGCGCAGCTCTTCGGGCTTGCCCGGCGGGTGGAACGGATAGCCGAGGCAAAGGAGCCCGGCGACCTTTCCTTTGGCGAAGAGATCGTCGGCAATCATGCTGGCAACGCGGCCGCCCATCGATTTTCCACCGATGATCAAACGATTGCGGACGCCGAAACGCTCGACCGCAGCACCATATTCGCCAATAAGCCTGTCGGCGCGCGGCGGCGGCTTGCGGCCCTTGGAGGTCCGCCTTGCCGCCATATAGGCAAATTCGAACCTGGCGACGCGAAAGCCAATGGCGGCCAGAGCTTCGGCCGCAGCCGTCATCGACGTCGCATCCATCGCCCCGCCGGCGCCATGAGCAAGCAGGATCGTAAACTCTGCGTCGTCGGGGCCATTTATCAAAAAGCCATGTCGCATCACGCAATTCATAAGGGGTCTTCCGTTCTTTGTCAGCACACCGATGGCAATTTAGGCCAGCGACGGGGTGGCTCTTTCCAATCACGAAACCTGCTCGATGAGCCGGAGACCCTGCCGACGTTGCTTAAGACACCGTAAGCCCCGGACACTGTTCGCAACCAGGCTGACGACGTCTGTCCTTCCAATCCGGCAATGGAACTCGCTTCGAGATTGAACAAATTCGTCGATACGATGAGTTCACCATTTACTTCCGCAGCATTTGCGCCGCATATTAGAATATTAGAAAATAATTGGTAAAGGTATTCGAACAACACGACAATTGCGCTCGAATGCCTTGCAAAACGAGTAAGGGAGGAGCTCTCATGAGGCGAATTATGTTGCTTGCGGCATCGACCGCTGCAGTGTCGCTCGCTGTCTCATTTGCTTTCGCGCAATCTGGCAGCGTTGAAAAGGCAGTAGGCGGATACAACTTCGATGAGGCTGCAAAGGAAGCAGCCGGCACGAAGGATTTTCATTCAGCCGACGGCCATCTGACCTTTGCAATTGTAACCCACACGGCTGGCAACGGGTTCTTCGACCCGGTCTATGTCGGCGCGACGGTTGCCGGCAATCTGATCGGCGCCAAGGTCCTGTTGCTCGGTTCGGAATCACCGACCGACGACCCCGCTCGCGAGATCGAAATCCTGAACCAGATCGTGCAGGATCCGACGATCGACGGGCTGATCATGACAACGCCGCAGGCTGGCGCCTACAACGACATCGTCAAAGCCGCCGAAGCGAAGGGTATCCCGATTGCCACCACAAACTCCTTCGATGGGACCATTCTCAACCGCAGCAAGATCAGCCATACCGGCCAGGACGCGTCTGCTGCCGCAATTGCCGGCGAGGCACTCGTCAAGTGCTTGGCAGACAAAGGCATCGACAAGGGGTCGATCGTGCTGCCCTCGTCGACTGCGATGGGCAACATCGAGGTGAACAATCGAGTGACATCGGCTTTCAACGCGATCGTCAAAGGACTTAAGGATGCAGGCAAGCTGGAGAGCTTCAAGGTCGATGCAGGACCCGAGAACACCGGCATCGACACCAATCCGAATGATCCGGTGAACGGTATCGTGACGTTGTTTGAATCGCGCGGCGACGTTGTTGGCGCCTTCGCCGGTAACAACGTATTCACGCCGGCCCTTGCCAAGGCCGTCGCCCAGACCGGCATGACCGGCAAGATCTGCGCCTATGGATTCGACCTCGGGCCGGCCCAGCAGGATGCGTTGAACAGCGGCGACTTGACCGGCGCGCTTGGTCAGCAGCCATTCTTGCAGGGCTTCTGGCCGGTCATGCAGCTCTATCTGCAGATCGATCGTGGAATCGCGGCCGCCAATCTCGACACGCGCGCCCAGCTCGTGACCAAGGACACTGTCGGAAATGTTGGCAAGCGCTTCGAGAATTGACGTCGCGCAGGGCTCAACAATCACTGCGGGAGAGGGATCTCTGCCCGCAGCATGCCAAAGCCGGATAGAACAAGCTTATGGAGCCTAACGCGACCCGGCACGAGCGCGCACCATCCCAACTGATCGGCGGCTGGGAGGCGGGGCTTGTGAGCCTGCTCGTGCTTCTCTATCTCGGCGGCGCTATCGTCAATCCCGCCTTCTTTGGATCGGCGGAGGCGTTCCATGCCCTGCTTCGCGATACCTCCCGGGTGGCCATCATTGCAGTCGGGATGACCTTCGTCATTGTCAACAAGGATCTCGATCTCTCGGTCGGCTCAACCTATGGCCTGATTGCGGTCGTCTTTGCCCGGCTGTTCGCATCCAACGTTCTCGACCTCAATGTCCTGACAGCGATAATACTCTGTTTGACGTTAGGTGTTGTGATCGGTCTCGCGAACGGCCTGCTTGTCACCGTTCTGAAAGTGCCCGCATTCATTGCCACACTGACTGTTCTGTTTATAGGCCGCGGCTTCGTACTCGCACTCACGCATGGCCAGGCAATCTATTATCCCGGCAAGGCGAAAGAATATCCGTTGTTCTTCCACCTCGGTGAAACAAATGTTTTCGGCTTCAACAACCAGATTGCGATCTTCGCCGTCGTCGCGGTGATCGGCGCCCTTGTGTTGGCCAAGACGCGGTGGGGCTACGAGACATTCGCCACGGGCGGAAATGAGCAGGCCGCCGTTTATGCCGGCATACCGACGAACTGGGTGCGTATACGGGCGTACCTGATCTCCTCTCTTTGCGCGACGCTCGCCGGCCTGATGTCCGCCGCGCAGGATAAGGGCGTGACGCCGCTTTACGGTGTGAGCGGCGAGCTGACGGTCATCGCCGCAGTCATCATCGGCGGCGCTTCAATCCTCGGCGGCCGTGGCCGCGTGGCCGGCTCATGCCTCGGTGCACTGCTGGTTGTGCTTCTCGACAAGGTGCTGCGCGAGGGCTGGCCGATCACACGCACGGTCAAGATCGGCGACGAGGAAATCACGGTCAACGCGATATTCTCGCTGCCGGTCGGTGCCGTCCCGGTCTTCCTCGGATTCCTTCTTGTCATCGCGGTGCTGATCGAACCCCATCTCATTCGGCGCCAGGTTGCAACGCGCTTCTGGGCGTGGATCTGCGGCAAGCCACCGCCGCCCGCCTACGAGATCGGCGGTGTCGCGCTGGAGGGCGTTCAGACCAAAGGTGCCATGGCAACGGACACGGCGATGTCGACGACTACCTTCGGCAGGTTTGTTGGCCGGCGTGACTCGCTTGCCATCATCCTGGCTGTTTTGCTGTGGTTTACGGGCGTCGCGCTCAGGCCCGACTACTGGTGGAACCTTTCGAACAGCTTTGCGATCCTGCTCAACTATACCGAATTGGCGCTGATCGCGATCGGGCTTACTTATGTCATTGCCGCGGGCGATATCGACCTTTCCGTCGGATCGGTCCTTGCCCTTTCCGGGAGTACGGCTGCCTACTTTTTGAAAGTCCTCGGCGCCGATCCATTCACGGCGATCGCCATGGGCCTTCTTGCGGGAATGGCCGCTGGCCTCGTCAATGCCGTCGTGACGGTCGGGTTCAAGTTGCCGGCGTTCATCGCCACACTCGGCATGTACTATATCGCCCGTGGTCTGGCTGCCTGGTTCGTTGCCGGACAGCAATTGGCAGGCTGGCCGGAGGACTACAATCTGCTCGGCCGCAAGGTGAATGACATTCTCCTCCATTTCGGTCTTTCGCTGCCGTCCGGAGTAATGCGTAGCGTGGCGGAAGTCGTCAGTGTTCAGACGATCTGGATGTTTTTCGTCGCCCTGATGGCCGGCGCCGTGCTCGCCTTTACCCCGTTCGGGATGAAAGTCTGTGCCACCGGCGGTAACATCCGCGCCGCTGCCTATGCCGGCATCGATACCAACAGGGTGCGCTTTATCGCACTCATGCTGGCCGCATTATGTGCAGCCATGGCAGGGATCATCAACGTTGCCTATTTTCGGAGCTTCAATCCGGTTGCCGGTCAGTTCCGCGAGCTCGACGCCATCGCTTCAGTCATCATAGGCGGCGGTTCGATCTTCGGAGGCTACGGCACCATGATTGGTGCACTCGCCGGCGCAGCCGTGATTACACTCGTGCGGGCTCTCATGCAGCTCAACGTCCAGGGATTCACCATGCCGCAGCACTGGATCAACGTCTTCATCGGGCTCATCCTCATCGTTGCGGTCTTGATCGACATATGGGTTCGCCAAGCCAATATTCTCGCACACGTGCTCGCCCGTCTCGCAAGAATGCGCAGGGGTAAGGAAATCGCTCATGGTTGACGTAACACAATCCGAGCCGATCGTGGAAATGCGGAATATCGAAAAAGCCTTCGGTGCGGTGCAGGCCCTCCGCAAGGTGGATCTCGTGCTCTATCCCGGCGAGATACTCGGCCTGGTCGGCGACAACTCGGCTGGCAAATCGACGCTCATGAAGATCCTGACCGGTGCCTATCAGCGCGATGCCGGTGAGATCTTCGTTGCCGGACAGCCGGCGCATTTCAAGAGCCCGCACGAAAGCCGGGATGTCGGCATCGAGATGATCTACCAGGACTTCGCTCTCTGCGGCAACATGGATGTCGGACAGAACATTTTCCTTGGCCGCTGGCCACTCAAAGGTCCCTTCGTCAATCGTCGCAAGATGTATGCCGAAGCTGACAATGTGCTGAAACGGCTCAAGGTCGACGTGAACTCGGTCTATCAGAAGGTCGAAAGCCTGTCGGGTGGCCGTCAGCAATCTGTAGCGATTGCACGCGCGATATCCTTTGGCCCGCGCGTCGTGATCTTAGACGAGCCGACAGCCAATCTTTCCGTGATGGCGACCGAGCGCCTGCTCGAAACCATGCTGGAGTTAAAGAAGCAGGGGGTCGCGCAGATCATCATTTCCCATCGCCTCATCGACATTTTCGCCGTGGGCGACCGCGTCATGGTGCTGAAGCGCGGCGAGTATGTGGGCGACCGCTACATCAAGAACACAGACGAGCATGAGGTTCTTGAGATCATTGTATCCGGCACGCGAGAGCTCGCGCTGACGGCCGATGAGGCAAGGCGGACTTGGAAAGGCAAGCTTTGAACTTGCGAGAGAAAGACGGGGCCGAAAGGCGCGCGCGACATCAAGATTCTCCCTTGATTTTTTCTCGTTGATCTCATCATCCAGGAATTGGGTGAGAATTGCGCCCATCCTTCTTGCTTTTACGCAAGTTCGCTCTTGTGAGATCTGCTGGCTTCCGGCGTTTGCGTGGGGCAGGGAATGCGCGCAGACGACGATCAACCTCAGGCTGCAATACAATGAATTTAAGATAGGAAGCCGGCGCTATCGACCACAATCGAAATAGCGGACGAAAGAGCAGCAGCGACCTACCGCTAGCGTATTCACCTTAACCATTAGCCGCACGGGATCACTGTTCGAAGCCGTCTGCGGTGCTTGTTATTTGGCTGTAGTTATTCTACTATTTCTTGTGGGTTTTTTGCCCTCGCCTGGATTGGAGCGTTCTCGCAATGCTGAAACGTGTTGCCGTCCTTTTCTCGGTCTTTTTGACAGGATGTGTGCCGTCCTGGCCATACCTGACAATGGCGCCACCCAGTGCCAGCAACTGTCAAAGCACAAGGCCAAGCGCAGCTGAAGCTGCCGCCTGGCGCCGGGCACAAAGGCAAAATACACGGCAATCCTACCAGGCTTTCCTCGCACAATACCCTCGCAGCTGCTACGGGACCTTGGCCGTTGAAAGGATGAGGACGACGGTTCAAAAGCAGCCCGTTACAGTGCGGAAATTGGCGACCCAACCTCGGCGAGACTTCTGGGGACGGCGAGTGTACTAGCGCTGTCGGCTTTGTTTCATAGACTGCTTTTTCGCGGAGCAAAGCCGCATCTATAAACTGGCAAAAGAACTTCGATCTCATCGAGGGCGGCAGGCTGGAAGCTCAGCGGCGGATACGATCGTGGAACTAGCTGATGCATTTTGACGTTGTTCATGCTGCTGACCCGCGATTTCGAGGTGGCGCGTCCAGCGCACTGAGAGCCGAACTGAAGGCGGCGAAACAGTGGGGGGTGAGCTGTGGCCTGCTGCCTTTTTTGGGGCAGCGCACGCGCGAGCTCGGCGTCTTCGACATTCGTACAGCCGCAGCGATCGAGCAATCGGATACTGTTTGGCTCACAGGATCCGAAGAGGCCACCTGCGACATTCTTCTGGCTCACCATCCTGCCGTGTTCGAGCGAATGCCGCGTTCGCCGGTGCGTTTGCAGCCTCGCCGCGTCGTTTGCGTCGTTCATCACCCCCTGTTCGACGGCAATCGCGTTCGGCAATACGATCTGGGGGTCGTGGAACGCGTGTTGGATCGGCTCTTTGGCGTTCCGGTCGTGTTTGCTCCTGTTGGGCCGAAGGTCCGATCCCAGTTCGACAGTATCGGGACCGAAAGTCCTGCGCTGCTCCGGCACGATTTGTGGAACATGATCGACCTTGCTGAATGGTCATTTCCCCAGCGTACAGCTCCAACAGGCACCGTCAATTTGGGGCGCCACTCGAGAGCGGATCCGGCGAAATGGCCCAGTTCCGCAGATGAGCTAAGAGCAGCCTATCCCGACACACCCGATTTCGCCATCAAGGTCTTGGGTGGCGCCCCGATGTCAATCCAGCCCTGGATAGGCTCGAACTGGCAGATCAGTCCGTTCGCGCAAAACAGCGTATCGGACTTTCTCAGGCTCCTGGATTTTTACGTTTACTTTCACAGCCCGCAGTGGGTGGAAGCCTTTGGATTATGTATCGCGGAAGCAATGGCGAGCGGTTTGGTGACGATGCTCGATCCTTCGTTTGAAAGCCTCTTCGAAGATGGCGCCGTCTATTGCAAAGTTGCCGAAACGCGCAACGTCATCGAGCGATTTGTCGCTTCACCTTCGACCTATCTGCAACAATCGAATGCCGCGCGAGAGCTTGTGCGGAGAAAGTTTGCGATCGATCAATACCCGCAGCGCATGGCACGTCTATGTGATGATCTTGAACTGTCCGGGCCCTCCACCCTGAAATGCAGCCGAACCGCGGTATCTGCCAAAACCGTCGCGGACAAGGCGCCCGGATCATTGCCGCGGCTTATGGGCAAGAAACGGCGAATACTCTTTGTCGCGACAAACGGTATCGGGCTTGGACACATCACGCGACTGATGGCTATCGCAGAGCGTCTGCCCGAGGACATGGATCCCATTTTCTTTACCCGATCGGCCGGGTCGGCGTTGGCTTATGCGCGAGGTCACGCTGTTGACTATACTCCTTCCGGCTTGGCGATCGGAGTGACGGACGACAGCTGGAATAGGGCATATGCGCAAGAGCTGCTGACGGCCGTTGAGGCGTTTGATGTTTCGGCGGTGGTGTTCGATGGGAACAGGCCGTTTCCAGGATTGATTGCCGTTGCCGAAAACCGTCGCGACCTGGCCTGGATTTGGATCCGGCGCGCCTTGTGGCGCCTTGACCACGACTTTGACCCATGTTCCCAGGATATATTCGATATGGTGATCGAGCCGGGCGAATTTGCCCATGACGAAGATGATGGTCCCACTCGCAATATGCTCGGGACTGTCGCCGTCCCTCCTGTGCTTCTGTTGGACCCAGGGACGCGAATGCCCAGGAACGAAGCCGCCGGCAAGCTAGGCGTCGACCCGGGCCGCTTCACTGTCGCGGTACAACTAGGCTCGCAGCGCAACTTTGACTTTGAGGATTTGCCCGGTTTGATTTTTGCCGGCCTGGTAAGGCGGAACATACAAACAGTTCAGGTTCTCAATCCGCTCGCGAAACCTTCCAAGCAGGAATGGCCGGGGGTTTTGCGCACAAGCGTTTACCCCTTGGCTGAATATGTCAGCGCGATTGATCTTCTTGTCACCACTGCCGGGTATAACAGCTTCCATGAAAGCATCTTGGGAGGGATCCCTTCGATCTTCGTGCCCAATGAAGCGCCGGAAATGGATGACCAGCACCTTCGCGCTGTATATGCCCAAACAGCAGGCTTGGGTCTGTGCCTGCGGTACTCGGAATTGGATCGTGTGGAGACAACCCTCGATCTGGCACTATCTGACGCTTTCCGCACCGAGGTTCGCCGGCGATTGGCTCGCGTTGGTTACGTCAATGGCGCCGCCATGGCTGCGAATGCGATCGAGCAGCTTGTCTTCAGTATCCGCGCTGACCGTCCGCTGCATGCCTCGATTGCTCGCAGTTGAGCTAAGGGACGCATCGGCGCCCACCTGGTCGCCAAGAAACTCGTCGATGGTCGATGAAAGTGCGATTTCGCTGGAAATGTCCCATTTCGCGAGGATCAATGACCAGCGTCGACGAGCATATCTGCCATAGATTTCGGGGGAGAGCGAAGGCAGGTAGCCTCGGGTAGGGAGAAACTCCAAAGGAGTCGAACTTGCAGCGGTCAGATCGGGACGCAGTTCTGAAAGAACGACAACAGGAAATTCGCCATTGGCCCTGCAAGCCTCCACGGCAGCATCGAGAATCTCGCGGAGGTTGGCGGGCATCACGCCGAGGACAGAAATAAGGCTCCTGGCTTTGGCTTCCTCGACCGGATCTTGCAGGACGTAAAGAAGGCTGTCCTCTTCATCGGCCGGATTGAGGGTCCGCGCACTTCGCTTGCGCCTGCCGAACGGTAAAAACCCGCCAACTTTGTCTATGATCCAGCGCAAAGCCATTCATCCTCAAAGCCCATTCTGCTGAACAAAAAGCTCGACTTCTTCATCGATTTGCTTTCGCGTCGCAGCGTTCAGTTTTTCACCCACCGAAGACCTGGTCCGTTCTGCCTCATCGACCTTGAAACGAGTGGCGAGCGTTGCGCTGAAATATGCCTTCTTTAAATCCGGCTTTCCACGACTAAAACTGCCCTCCGCGTAACCCTTGGCAAGTTCGAGATAGGCGTCTTCGAAGCCTCGGCGTGCTGACAGTTCCAGCAGGGCAAATGCGCGATTGGCATCGCGAGAAACGTTGCCTTCGCCCTTCACGAGAAGGCGTGCTGCGTAGAAGGGCGCATACTGGTTACCCATTTCCGTCGCGCGGATCATCAGATCAAAGCCCCGCTTGACATCTTTCTTCACACCCAATCCGCTGACATAGGCACGGCCGAGATTGGTCATGGCGTCGATCTGACCGGCATCGGCCGCCGCGGCATAAAGCCTCGTCGCCTCCACATCATCTTTCTTCACGCCGGTGCCGCGACGGAAGCTGTCGCCGAGTGCTGTGATCGCGTTCGACCAGCCGCTTGATGCTGCAAGTCTGTACCATAGGATCCCCTCTTCGGGATTTTGAGGCACGCCTTGACCGCGGATGTAGGCCGTTCCCACATTTGTCCTTGCTCTGAGATTTCCGAGCGGTGCTGCCTTCATGTAGAAATCCAAGGCACGCTTGTAATCGACTTCGCGGCCGACACCGGCCCGGGCCATGTAACCGAGATTGACGAATGCGGCGCTGTATTGCTGCTGGCTGGCGAGTTCATAGAAATGCTCCGCCCAGTCATAGCGTTTCGCTATTTCAAGGACGCGGGCCAACTGAAACTGCAGGCGTGGGTTGCTGGGATCTGCAGCGAGCGCATAACCGCAGGAGCGCAGTCCGTCGCGGACGTTAACCAGCCCGTTCGTAACACCCGGTACCACGCGTTGAGGATCGTTGGGATCGGCTGCATACAGATCGCAATCCGTAACGATTGTCTTCATGCCGCTTTGTGTGTCGGGCATTTCGCGTGGCCAGACACGAAAAGTCTCGCTGACGGCGCGCTCGCCGGCCTGCTGAAAAACAAACTCCGCTCCAGCGGCTTCAGTAGCCTCATCGGACGGCGGCTCGGTGGAAATCGCGGTGGCGGCAAGTGCACCGCTGACAAACAGCCCGCGCTTCTGCAACTCAGCAACCTGGAGACTGCTGCGTTTGAGCGCTTCGACCGCAAGCTGGCTCTTCGGAAACACCTTTGCGAAACGTTCGAAATCAGTTGGATCCGCGCTGTCTTGAATGAAATACCACAGGACCTGGTCAATAGTCAGCGCGCCGTCGCCCCCCGGGACCTCGGGTGCTGGTTCGTCGGCGCCGCCCGGCTTCAGGACGAATTTGGTTTCGATCGAGCCTGTGATCCATGGTATTTGCGATCCGCTGGTGGCAAGGCGCACGTCTCCACGCACTGTTCTGAACGTGTCGTAGATGTCGAGGCCCGGCTGCTGAAGCGCATTGGCCAGCGCCAAAGAATAAGGGCTGTTCACTCCGGTACCGTCGTAAGCCACTTCGCCGGCGCCTGTGGCGAAGGCGATGAGGACCTGACCAGAGCCGGCCTCGATATTTGCCAAGCCCTGCTGCAGTCCCTTTTCCGAGGTCAGTGGGTTGTTGCGGCAGGCGTCCAAAATGATCAGCTTGACGCCGACCGGGTCGTCCTTGACGATGTCTATTAGGTCATTGAGAACCATGGCGTCGTCGACCACTTCTTTGGCCGATCCGGTCCTTACATCGACGGGTAGCAGCAGGCTTCGCCCTTCGTATTGCAGCGCATGTCCCGCGTAGTAGAGGATAGCCAGATCAGCGCCGAGAAGATGCGTGCGGGTTGCATTTTCGAGGTCGCCGACAGCGGCCTTCTTGACGTCGTAGAAAAGCAGGACATCGAAACCAAGCTCCGTGAGCGTCGCGGCAATCAGCTTGGAATCGTTTTTGGGGTTCGCCAGAGGCGCAAACTCGTATTCGCCATTCCCCACCACGATGGCGGCTCGCCGCTCCGCATGGGCCATGTGCGAGAATGCCGTTAAGAACAGCGCCAACAGCGGGATCAGGAAAATCCACTTCGGCCGAAAGCAGGAACTTCTTTGCATCATGGCAGGTAAGCCCAGATTGTTGACTTCGTAGTCCTGACGAGAGGTAAGAATAATGCCTCCATAGTAATGCAATTTTCAGACCTTGGCATGGGGGTAAAGGATCAATGCCAGCGAAAGCCGCTCCCATGGCATCGCGAATTCAGGCTGACGCGTTTCCGGCCGGATTCTTTGCCCTGAGAGGATAAACCCGGTGCTGTTGCCATGCTGCTTTCGAGGTGGCGGGTCTTTATGATAGGTTCATGATCCAGGACTGCCGGCGTCACGAACAGGGGCACTCTCCGCATGGCCGAAGAACGCAAGACAACCGTCCAGACGCCGCTTGGACCAGAGACGCTGACCTTCACGCACCTTGTCGGCCATGATGAGATCAGCAGGTGTTTTGCCTTCACCGTTGGGTTCGTCAGCC is a genomic window of Rhizobium etli 8C-3 containing:
- a CDS encoding HAMP domain-containing methyl-accepting chemotaxis protein, with protein sequence MRKMTRFGIGTRLGIGFGFLLLLMLALTQYSVTEVNFINSDLGQVNDVNSVKQRFAINFRGSVHDRAIAIRDVTLVEATADRQAAVELIAKLAEAYAVNEKKMAQMVSSPAGASAEERTILAEIADIQSKTNPLVAQIIDLQVKGDGAQAKKILLEQARPLFVAWLGAINKFIDYQEALNQKVGDDVRQSVNGFQTLAFGSLAVAMLLAIVAAFVASRSITRPIAKLQSALRHMASGEGVGADSTLDTRRDEIGDLARAVGAVRDALSAQATHRAEVDARRAAAEREQLEGAAREREAAATETNDAVAQLGQALEAMADGDLAFRLVRPFGPALDTLRINFNNSADKLQSSLKAIGGNALSIDAGAAEISTASNDLARRTEQQAASLEETAAALDEITTTVNGSTARAEEARTVVAKTRQNAERSGDVVKRAVLAMGQIETSSSEINNIISVIDEIAFQTNLLALNAGVEAARAGEAGKGFAVVAQEVRELAQRSARAAKEIKQLIHTSAEQVRSGVALVDETGKALTEIVLEVQEINRHVDSIVESAKEQSTALREINNAVNAMDQSTQQNAAMVEETSAAGQKLAAEAAALSAQLAKFRFDGAKSVTVRQAAPASLSRPSVPAAMIRKISSAFTGGRSQAAVAASSDWEEF
- a CDS encoding alpha/beta family hydrolase gives rise to the protein MRHGFLINGPDDAEFTILLAHGAGGAMDATSMTAAAEALAAIGFRVARFEFAYMAARRTSKGRKPPPRADRLIGEYGAAVERFGVRNRLIIGGKSMGGRVASMIADDLFAKGKVAGLLCLGYPFHPPGKPEELRTKHLETLKTPALIVQGTRDVFGTRREVQNYNLSNKIDLVWLEDGDHDLTPRKKISGFSLADHLASMAAAVKSWAPSLAP
- a CDS encoding substrate-binding domain-containing protein, producing the protein MRRIMLLAASTAAVSLAVSFAFAQSGSVEKAVGGYNFDEAAKEAAGTKDFHSADGHLTFAIVTHTAGNGFFDPVYVGATVAGNLIGAKVLLLGSESPTDDPAREIEILNQIVQDPTIDGLIMTTPQAGAYNDIVKAAEAKGIPIATTNSFDGTILNRSKISHTGQDASAAAIAGEALVKCLADKGIDKGSIVLPSSTAMGNIEVNNRVTSAFNAIVKGLKDAGKLESFKVDAGPENTGIDTNPNDPVNGIVTLFESRGDVVGAFAGNNVFTPALAKAVAQTGMTGKICAYGFDLGPAQQDALNSGDLTGALGQQPFLQGFWPVMQLYLQIDRGIAAANLDTRAQLVTKDTVGNVGKRFEN
- a CDS encoding ABC transporter permease — protein: MEPNATRHERAPSQLIGGWEAGLVSLLVLLYLGGAIVNPAFFGSAEAFHALLRDTSRVAIIAVGMTFVIVNKDLDLSVGSTYGLIAVVFARLFASNVLDLNVLTAIILCLTLGVVIGLANGLLVTVLKVPAFIATLTVLFIGRGFVLALTHGQAIYYPGKAKEYPLFFHLGETNVFGFNNQIAIFAVVAVIGALVLAKTRWGYETFATGGNEQAAVYAGIPTNWVRIRAYLISSLCATLAGLMSAAQDKGVTPLYGVSGELTVIAAVIIGGASILGGRGRVAGSCLGALLVVLLDKVLREGWPITRTVKIGDEEITVNAIFSLPVGAVPVFLGFLLVIAVLIEPHLIRRQVATRFWAWICGKPPPPAYEIGGVALEGVQTKGAMATDTAMSTTTFGRFVGRRDSLAIILAVLLWFTGVALRPDYWWNLSNSFAILLNYTELALIAIGLTYVIAAGDIDLSVGSVLALSGSTAAYFLKVLGADPFTAIAMGLLAGMAAGLVNAVVTVGFKLPAFIATLGMYYIARGLAAWFVAGQQLAGWPEDYNLLGRKVNDILLHFGLSLPSGVMRSVAEVVSVQTIWMFFVALMAGAVLAFTPFGMKVCATGGNIRAAAYAGIDTNRVRFIALMLAALCAAMAGIINVAYFRSFNPVAGQFRELDAIASVIIGGGSIFGGYGTMIGALAGAAVITLVRALMQLNVQGFTMPQHWINVFIGLILIVAVLIDIWVRQANILAHVLARLARMRRGKEIAHG